The following are encoded together in the Blautia obeum ATCC 29174 genome:
- a CDS encoding VaFE repeat-containing surface-anchored protein: MNKLVKRLLTGTLAFATILTALPVTAVHASGNQYWTESAERVGYIEHVMNDGSIKSTFNEGHMKVEGETAYCVDINTSFKNGYKTRSDASTRMSSDQIADVALSLEYVKQYTASHTNLNYKQGYLLEQCVVWQRLSEQLGWQCDNVRASYNEISQAVQNEVYAGAKAFVKANKGRYECGGYIYTGEGQDIGQFWAKLNVGNAKVKKTSSNPTVTDGNANYSFEGATFGVYSDKGCNSQLATLTADGNGDTKEVEVKAGTVYIKELSAPKGYKLDSTVHALNVEVGKTATLTVADTPKVTEALIDLFKIDMETGKSTPQGTASLEGAEFTWSYYDGYYNADNLPAKATRTWTTKTVAEKDSDGTIHYVSRLADSYKVSGDSFYTQDGKNVLPLGTLTVTETKAPNGYLLDGAYMQADGSSEQIKGTYLTQISEDGELAVLSGSNQYSVSDKVIRGGVKIQKRDLETKDTKAQGSATLQYTEFNIISLNDSPVLVVGKLYNKNETVKKIQTGIDGIASTSADLLPYGNYRLEESKAPEGYLTDGAKAIDFSITEDGKIVDLTDKSHSVYNQIKRGDIEGVKIGAGTHKRLAGVPFRITSKTTGESHIVVTDKNGQFSTASSWASHKVNTNAGKSSEDGVWFGTSEPDDSKGALLYDTYVIEELKCDSNAGFKLIPAFEVVVSRNKVTVDLGTLTDEYEKEITIHTTATDKKTGEKMIVAGKNIKIVDKVTLDGLEAGTKYKLSGWQMLKEENAELLIDGKRVDSNYTFTADSEKMTVEITYSFDGSALGGQNLVTFEELYDISNPKEPVKVAEHKDINDDGQTVLITERIIKIHTTATDKNGKKEIEAGKDVTIVDKVTLDGLEVGTKYKLSGWQMLKEENAELLIDGKKVSNDYEFTADNEKMTVEIAFTFDGSSLGGKSLVTFEELYDMTNPDEPKKVTEHKDITDDGQTVTIKEVPEVPDTPKDTDTPDTPSMVTKTSDSPKTGDNTNIYAYLAMLGLSCVGLGGMLYFKRRKKKS; encoded by the coding sequence TCAATATTGGACAGAATCAGCAGAACGTGTCGGCTACATTGAACACGTTATGAATGATGGTTCTATCAAATCTACATTCAATGAGGGACACATGAAAGTTGAGGGCGAAACTGCCTACTGCGTGGATATCAACACCAGTTTTAAGAATGGATATAAAACACGTTCTGACGCAAGCACCCGCATGAGTAGCGATCAGATTGCGGACGTTGCTCTTTCCTTAGAGTACGTCAAGCAATATACCGCTTCTCATACGAACTTGAATTACAAACAGGGATACTTGCTGGAACAGTGTGTTGTCTGGCAGAGGTTGAGTGAACAGCTCGGCTGGCAGTGCGATAACGTCAGAGCTTCCTATAATGAAATCTCACAGGCAGTACAGAATGAAGTTTACGCTGGTGCGAAAGCATTTGTGAAAGCAAATAAGGGACGCTATGAATGTGGCGGTTACATTTATACTGGCGAAGGACAGGACATCGGACAGTTCTGGGCGAAGTTAAATGTAGGAAATGCAAAGGTCAAAAAGACTTCTTCCAATCCAACGGTCACAGATGGCAATGCCAACTATTCCTTTGAGGGTGCGACATTTGGTGTCTATTCTGATAAGGGCTGTAACAGCCAGCTTGCCACACTTACTGCCGATGGAAACGGCGATACCAAAGAAGTTGAGGTAAAAGCCGGAACAGTTTACATCAAAGAACTTTCCGCACCAAAAGGTTACAAGCTGGATTCTACTGTCCATGCCTTAAATGTGGAAGTTGGAAAAACAGCGACATTAACTGTTGCTGACACTCCAAAGGTCACAGAGGCTTTGATTGATTTATTCAAAATTGACATGGAAACAGGAAAATCTACTCCACAGGGAACTGCTTCTTTAGAGGGTGCAGAGTTCACATGGAGCTATTATGACGGATACTACAATGCAGATAATCTACCTGCAAAAGCTACCCGTACATGGACAACCAAAACCGTTGCCGAAAAAGACAGTGACGGAACTATCCATTATGTATCCAGACTTGCCGACAGCTACAAAGTATCCGGCGACAGCTTCTATACACAGGACGGTAAAAATGTATTGCCACTTGGTACACTCACTGTCACAGAAACAAAAGCACCAAACGGCTACTTATTAGATGGTGCATATATGCAGGCTGACGGAAGTTCCGAACAGATTAAGGGAACGTACCTTACACAGATTTCCGAAGATGGCGAACTTGCCGTACTTTCTGGAAGCAACCAGTATTCCGTATCTGACAAGGTTATCCGTGGCGGTGTGAAAATCCAGAAACGTGACCTTGAAACAAAGGATACCAAAGCACAGGGAAGTGCGACCTTACAGTACACAGAGTTCAATATCATTTCTTTAAATGACAGTCCTGTACTGGTTGTGGGAAAATTATACAACAAGAATGAAACCGTAAAGAAGATTCAGACAGGCATTGACGGAATTGCTTCTACTTCTGCCGACTTGCTCCCTTACGGAAATTACAGATTAGAAGAAAGCAAAGCACCAGAGGGCTACTTGACAGATGGTGCAAAGGCAATCGACTTTTCTATCACGGAAGATGGAAAAATCGTGGACTTGACCGACAAATCCCACTCTGTCTACAACCAGATTAAACGTGGCGATATTGAGGGTGTAAAAATCGGTGCAGGTACACACAAACGTCTTGCAGGTGTTCCATTCAGAATTACAAGCAAGACAACGGGAGAATCCCATATTGTAGTTACTGACAAAAACGGTCAGTTCTCTACTGCTTCAAGCTGGGCTTCCCACAAGGTCAATACCAATGCCGGAAAATCCAGTGAGGACGGTGTATGGTTTGGGACATCTGAACCAGACGACAGCAAAGGTGCATTACTCTATGATACCTATGTGATTGAGGAATTAAAGTGTGATTCCAACGCCGGATTTAAGCTGATTCCAGCCTTTGAGGTGGTCGTATCCAGAAATAAAGTGACCGTAGATTTAGGGACACTTACTGATGAATACGAAAAAGAAATCACAATCCATACCACAGCGACCGACAAGAAAACAGGCGAAAAAATGATTGTTGCCGGAAAGAACATCAAGATCGTGGACAAAGTCACACTTGATGGCTTGGAAGCTGGAACAAAATATAAACTTTCCGGCTGGCAGATGTTAAAGGAAGAAAACGCCGAACTTCTGATTGACGGGAAACGTGTAGACAGTAATTATACTTTCACTGCTGACAGTGAAAAAATGACGGTTGAGATTACTTACAGTTTTGACGGTTCAGCTCTTGGCGGTCAGAACCTTGTTACTTTTGAGGAATTGTACGATATAAGCAATCCGAAAGAGCCTGTCAAGGTTGCCGAACATAAAGACATCAACGATGATGGACAGACTGTTCTTATCACAGAACGTATCATCAAAATCCATACGACCGCTACGGACAAGAACGGCAAGAAAGAAATCGAAGCCGGAAAAGATGTAACGATTGTGGATAAAGTCACATTAGATGGGCTGGAAGTTGGAACAAAATACAAACTTTCCGGCTGGCAGATGTTAAAAGAGGAAAATGCAGAACTTCTGATTGATGGAAAGAAAGTATCCAATGATTATGAGTTTACAGCCGACAATGAAAAAATGACAGTTGAGATTGCATTTACTTTTGATGGTTCTTCTCTTGGTGGCAAGAGCCTTGTCACATTTGAGGAATTATACGATATGACCAATCCAGACGAACCAAAGAAAGTGACAGAACATAAGGACATCACAGACGATGGACAGACTGTGACAATCAAGGAAGTGCCGGAAGTCCCAGACACACCAAAGGATACCGACACGCCGGATACACCATCTATGGTTACTAAGACAAGTGACAGCCCAAAAACAGGCGACAATACCAATATCTATGCTTATCTTGCCATGCTCGGTCTTTCCTGCGTAGGGCTTGGCGGTATGCTTTACTTCAAACGTCGTAAAAAGAAATCATAA